Within the Flavobacterium sp. N502536 genome, the region AATGTTCTTCAAGAATGTTTTTTTGCCACAGCTTAAAAGGATTAAAATGTTCGCCACGAATTGCACAAATTAATTTGTGAAATTTGTGGCAAAAAAGTATTACCCAGTTCAAACCGTAAAATCCATGGGCATTAATTCCCTCCTATTATCAATGCAAAACTCACTAAAAAATATATTTCCTAATTTCTCCGACGAACTTATCAGAACCATTGAAGAAAACGGAAGTCAGCAGGATTTTGAAGCCGGAACCATTTTAATGCGTACCGGACAATACATTAAAAACACCGTATTGATCACCAAAGGAAAAATTAAAATTTACCGTGAAGGTGAAGATGGAGGTGAATTTTTAATGTACTACCTGCAACCCGGACAAGCCTGTGCCATTTCGATGATCTGCACCGCTAAAAGCGAAAAAAGCCAGATTATGGCAAAAGTAGTCGAAGATGTTTCGGTTATGATGATTCCCTTACAAATGATGGATAAGTGGATGATGGAACACAGAAGCTGGTACGAATTTGTTATCGATACCTACCGCAGCCGCTTTGAAGAAGTTCTTGAAGTTGTAGACAATATCGCTTTCCGGTCTATGGATGAGCGTTTGGAATTTTACCTCAAACGACATTCGGATGCCTGTGGCTGCTCGGAAGTAAATCTCTCTCATCAGGAAATTGCAACTGAATTAAATACGTCTAGAGAAGTAGTTTCCCGATTACTCAAAAAAATGGAACAAAGAGGTCTGGTCAAACTCAATCGCAATCAGATTGAATTACTCAACACGAATTTCACTAATTAACACGAAGATTTTTTTTGGTTCAACTACTATAATAGACATTGATTACCCGTTCCTGCAAAGTAGAAAACCTTCAAAGCATTTAAACTACCTTACTATGACAGTACATTAGTGCCAATTAGTGAAATTCGTGTTTAATACTACTTATGTGATAAATGTTACTGTGCGTTTCTTTTAAACCAAGCATCTTTGCGTTAAAACAACTGCAATGGAATATTTAGGTTATATCGCTTCAATCATTATTGGAATTTCACTAGGCTTAATTGGTGGTGGCGGATCTATACTAACCATTCCTATTTTGGTGTATCTGTTCAAGGTAAATCCGGAACAGGCTACTTCTTATTCCTTATTTATTGTGGGATTAACTGCTATGTCCGGGAGTTACAGCCATTACAAAATGGGGAATCTTAAATTAAAATCGGCATTGTACTTTGCAATTCCCTCTGTAATCTCCATTTTGATTATTCGCGAGGTCATTTTTCCAAAAATTGCCTCTACCCTGTTTTCTATAGCTTCCTATTCTGTTTCGAAAGATTTTCTCATCATGATTATCTTTTCTGTATTGATGATTACAGCGGCAATTTCAATGATCCGAAAAAACAAACCCGAGATAAAAGCAACCGAAACCAATTATTTACAGTTGAGTTTAATAGGCTTCATCGTTGGAATCATAACTGGTTTTCTGGGTGCCGGCGGTGGGTTTTTAATTATTCCCGCGTTGCTCTTCTTCGCTAATTTACCCATGAAACAAGCCGTAGGAACTTCGTTGCTGATTATTACAATTAATTCGTCTATAGGTTTTGGAGGAGATTTATACATCGGAACTCCAATCGATTATACCTTTTTACTGGGAGTTTCTACAATGGCACTCTTTGGGATGTTTATTGGAAGTAGGCTTTCTAAAAAAATCGACGGAGCAAAACTAAAACCTATTTTCGGATGGTTTGTTCTTGTAATGGGATTTTATATTATTACAAAAGAAGTTTTGTTTTAGAATTTATTTTTTCTCGCAGATAAAGCAGATTTTTATTTTAGTTAAGTGTAGAATATCTTTACTTAAGATGTAAAAAAAGTATAAAAACTCTATTTTTAGACCAAATAATCACAATCATTGTCATTTCGACGAAGGAGAAATCTCCGCGAGAAGCTCGACAAAGATTGACTTTCGTTGCGGAGTTACTTGCGGAGTTTCCTCGTACCTCGGAATGACAAAAGTGCGCGAGCTAACTTTACACTTAAGCCTTTTTTACTTCCACCAATAATAATAGTTATGTTGACCGTCGTATTCAAAACCACAACGTGGATATAACTGGTTGCCTATATCATTTGTTTTTTCGGTTTCGAGCATCAAGCCACAAGCATTGGTTTCCTCACACCATTGTTTGCTGCGATCAATTAAGGCCACAGAAAATCCCTTACCTCTATAATCAGGATGCACAAAAAGATCATTTAACAGCCATAGTCTTTGCATTTTAGTAGAGCTAAATATTTTATAGAGCTGCACAAAGCCAACCGCTTTTCCGTCTGCAATCGCTAAAAAAATATCCGACTCATTATGTAACAATCGTTCTTTAAGAAATGCTTTGCCTGCCTCAACATCAGATTTCTGACGATAGAAAACACGATAGAGGTCAAAAAGTTCGGCTGTTTCATTAAGTTCTTCTAAACTTGCTTTTTTGATTTGGTAATCCATTATTTTAAATTTTGAAATTAAAAAAACAAAATTATTCTAAAACTTAAACTCTTTTATAGTCCAGATTTCATAAAACGGGACCGTCCAGAGTTTTGGTAAAGTTTGTAAAAAAAGGTTTTACCCAAACTTAATAATTTGATTTAAAAAACCTCTTAACTACTATGTTGGTTAAAATTAAAGGCTAGTACTGTAATTAATTCGTGAATTACATCGCCCGTTCGCTATCCCTTGGATCATGGCTAAAAAATCAATGCTCCCCATACCCAATATCATCCATCTTCCCGCTAAAAACGCGGTATTGAATAATAAAATAGATAATCACCAGGAACAAAGCGATAAAAAACCAGCTCATTCCGGCATTCAATCCGTATTCGCCGGCGGCAGTGTTATAAATGGTTAACGATGGATTTACAGTATTGGTAGAAGGCAAAACATTTGGAAAAATGGATACGGCAGTTGAGGCGAACCCGCCCACCAGAAACAAGGATGAAAACAAAAATCCGTAACCGTCTTTTTGCCACGTACGTACTTTAAACAATCCCAAAATTCCAACAAAAGTCATCAGTGGAAAAAACCAGAGAACCGGATTTTCTATAAAATTATGAAAAGGCTTTGGCTCAATAAAATGCCAGATTTGCAGTGAAATACAAACTAGAACCAA harbors:
- a CDS encoding Crp/Fnr family transcriptional regulator, which produces MQNSLKNIFPNFSDELIRTIEENGSQQDFEAGTILMRTGQYIKNTVLITKGKIKIYREGEDGGEFLMYYLQPGQACAISMICTAKSEKSQIMAKVVEDVSVMMIPLQMMDKWMMEHRSWYEFVIDTYRSRFEEVLEVVDNIAFRSMDERLEFYLKRHSDACGCSEVNLSHQEIATELNTSREVVSRLLKKMEQRGLVKLNRNQIELLNTNFTN
- a CDS encoding sulfite exporter TauE/SafE family protein; this encodes MEYLGYIASIIIGISLGLIGGGGSILTIPILVYLFKVNPEQATSYSLFIVGLTAMSGSYSHYKMGNLKLKSALYFAIPSVISILIIREVIFPKIASTLFSIASYSVSKDFLIMIIFSVLMITAAISMIRKNKPEIKATETNYLQLSLIGFIVGIITGFLGAGGGFLIIPALLFFANLPMKQAVGTSLLIITINSSIGFGGDLYIGTPIDYTFLLGVSTMALFGMFIGSRLSKKIDGAKLKPIFGWFVLVMGFYIITKEVLF
- a CDS encoding GNAT family N-acetyltransferase codes for the protein MDYQIKKASLEELNETAELFDLYRVFYRQKSDVEAGKAFLKERLLHNESDIFLAIADGKAVGFVQLYKIFSSTKMQRLWLLNDLFVHPDYRGKGFSVALIDRSKQWCEETNACGLMLETEKTNDIGNQLYPRCGFEYDGQHNYYYWWK